A single Garra rufa chromosome 9, GarRuf1.0, whole genome shotgun sequence DNA region contains:
- the irx2a gene encoding iroquois-class homeodomain protein IRX-2a, which produces MSYPQGYLYQPPGSLALYSCPLAAPRSEELARSSSGSAFSPYPGSAAFTASANGFSSPLSYSTDPATGFPSYMGSPYDAHTTGMAGAISYHPYGSPGYPYQLNDPAYRKNATRDATATLKAWLQEHRKNPYPTKGEKIMLAIITKMTLTQVSTWFANARRRLKKENKMTWAPRNKSEDEDEDDGDGERKDERTDKNMDNSEASAEDEGISLHVDALTDHSCSVESDGEKVTCRTGDLVCDSVADTKDKCDASDLDTGREDRQRGLSPKPVTSSPLTGVEAPLLSHHHREDSRNGTNKTCLDGQNQTVKPKLWSLAEIATSDPKQQREQQQNCPPGVGLLTSTAPSASPAGAVYPATSILGRPLYYTSPFYGNYTNYGNFSPLQGQGILRYNSAGEGLLHKQSGEPLLKTNPNQTEQHFRASNAESKKDPSEVFTVRSQSYLSS; this is translated from the exons ATGTCCTATCCTCAGGGTTACCTCTACCAGCCCCCGGGCTCTCTGGCGCTCTACTCCTGTCCGCTGGCCGCCCCGAGGAGCGAGGAGCTGGCCCGGTCCTCGTCCGGTTCGGCGTTCAGCCCGTACCCCGGATCGGCGGCGTTCACAGCCTCGGCCAACGGATTCTCCAGCCCTCTGTCCTATTCAACAGATCCGGCCACGGGATTCCCGTCCTACATG GGCTCTCCGTATGACGCGCACACCACGGGAATGGCAGGAGCCATCAGTTATCACCCGTACGGGAGTCCCGGTTACCCGTACCAGCTCAACGATCCCGCTTACCGGAAAAATGCAACGCGGGACGCGACAGCCACGTTAAAAGCGTGGCTGCAGGAGCACAGGAAAAACCCTTATCCCACAAAAGGAGAAAAGATCATGCTGGCTATCATCACGAAAATGACCCTCACGCAAGTGTCCACTTGGTTCGCGAATGCCAGACGGAGACTCAAGAAAGAGAACAAAATGACATGGGCACCGCGGAATAAAAGTGAGGACGAGGATGAGGACGACGGCGATGGGGAGAGAAAAGACGAACGCACGGATAAAAACATGGACAACAGTGAAGCGTCTGCGGAGGACgaag GCATCAGTTTGCACGTCGATGCCCTGACAGATCACTCGTGCTCGGTGGAATCGGACGGCGAGAAGGTCACGTGTAGAACCGGGGACCTGGTTTGCGATTCTGTTGCCGATACCAAGGACAAATGCGACGCGAGTGATCTGGACACGGGCCGCGAGGACAGGCAAAGAGGCCTGTCACCCAAGCCGGTGACCTCCTCCCCTCTGACCGGGGTGGAGGCCCCTCTCTTGAGCCATCATCACCGAGAGGACAGCCGAAACGGCACCAACAAAACATGCCTGGACGGTCAAAACCAAACGGTCAAACCTAAACTCTGGTCATTAGCCGAGATCGCCACTTCGGACCCAAAGCAGCAGCGAGAGCAGCAGCAGAACTGTCCCCCGGGCGTTGGCCTTTTGACCTCTACTGCGCCCAGCGCGTCCCCGGCGGGCGCAGTGTACCCCGCCACCTCCATATTAGGAAGACCGCTTTATTACACCTCGCCGTTTTATGGTAATTACACAAACTATGGCAACTTCAGCCCGCTGCAGGGCCAAGGGATACTGCGCTATAATTCAGCTGGTGAGGGACTCCTACACAAACAGAGCGGCGAGCCTCTGCTAAAGACTAATCCAAACCAGACTGAACAACATTTCAGGGCCTCCAATGCAGAATCCAAAAAAG ACCCCAGCGAGGTTTTCACAGTAAGATCCCAGTCTTACCTGTCGAGTTAA